A genomic stretch from uncultured Cohaesibacter sp. includes:
- a CDS encoding RT0821/Lpp0805 family surface protein: MFGHRVSASIYSVARGAVKLCVLAACCSLGACASVSFMGSSDQVDNIKTGSIGVTDRLLAGIDPSDWQVMLDLISSFDKVTMQAQEVNADWINPETGSKGRITQVKKLPDMMNEECRSFKSSMHRVTGVENIEGQACQVPDGTWQIVGFSTGVAV; this comes from the coding sequence ATGTTTGGCCATAGAGTCTCTGCATCAATTTACAGCGTCGCTCGCGGTGCCGTAAAGCTTTGTGTGCTGGCTGCCTGTTGTTCCCTTGGCGCTTGCGCTTCTGTCAGTTTCATGGGCTCCTCCGATCAGGTTGATAACATCAAGACCGGTTCAATTGGCGTGACAGATCGTTTGCTGGCCGGCATCGATCCTTCTGATTGGCAAGTCATGCTGGACCTTATTTCGTCTTTTGACAAAGTGACCATGCAAGCCCAAGAGGTGAATGCCGACTGGATCAATCCAGAGACCGGCTCCAAAGGGCGGATCACTCAGGTCAAAAAACTGCCCGACATGATGAATGAAGAATGCCGCTCCTTTAAAAGCTCCATGCATCGGGTAACGGGCGTCGAGAATATCGAAGGTCAGGCCTGTCAGGTGCCTGATGGCACTTGGCAGATCGTTGGTTTCTCAACGGGCGTTGCCGTATAG
- the pdxH gene encoding pyridoxamine 5'-phosphate oxidase yields the protein MSGNFTEVNKPLELFSRWLAEAEASEPNDPNAMAVATVDESGMPNVRMVLLKDYSEKGFVFYTNFESAKGRELLASQKTALLFHWKSLRRQVRIRGAVEVVSKEEADAYYDSRARGSRIGAWASKQSRPLESRFALEKAVAEYTAKFNIGRIPRPDYWSGFRVIPEEIEFWHDRSFRLHDRVVFKPKGDGWEKTRLYP from the coding sequence ATGAGTGGTAACTTTACCGAGGTAAACAAGCCTCTGGAGCTCTTTTCTCGTTGGTTAGCGGAAGCTGAAGCCAGTGAGCCGAACGACCCAAACGCTATGGCCGTTGCCACGGTCGACGAAAGTGGCATGCCGAATGTACGCATGGTGCTGCTAAAGGATTATTCGGAAAAGGGATTCGTTTTTTATACAAATTTCGAAAGTGCCAAGGGCCGCGAGTTGCTCGCCAGCCAGAAGACCGCCCTTCTCTTCCATTGGAAGAGCCTGCGGCGGCAGGTGCGCATTCGAGGTGCGGTTGAAGTGGTCAGCAAGGAAGAAGCGGATGCCTATTACGACTCCCGGGCGCGCGGCAGCCGCATCGGGGCTTGGGCATCCAAGCAATCCCGACCGCTGGAAAGCCGTTTTGCGCTTGAAAAGGCCGTTGCTGAATATACCGCCAAATTCAATATCGGACGCATTCCGCGCCCGGATTATTGGTCCGGTTTTCGGGTTATACCCGAAGAAATTGAATTCTGGCACGACCGCAGTTTCCGACTGCATGATCGCGTTGTTTTTAAGCCAAAAGGCGATGGTTGGGAGAAGACACGGCTTTACCCTTAA
- a CDS encoding LysE/ArgO family amino acid transporter, producing the protein MTITDFYAPVLQGFLLGASLIIAIGAQNAFVLRLGLQRLHVLPIVLICSFSDAILIAAGVAGMGTLVRQSQILLTLITWGGFAFLLIYGLQAFIRAFKSGGMHVAKGESISLKSAILTVLAFTYLNPHVYLDTVMLVGSLSARWLGMQQMLFAVGAIAASFVWFFALGYGARVLTPLFERAIAWRILDFIIGVIMWLLAGSLIHSSL; encoded by the coding sequence ATGACCATTACAGACTTTTACGCGCCTGTGCTGCAGGGATTTCTGCTTGGCGCTTCGCTCATTATCGCCATCGGCGCCCAGAATGCCTTCGTCTTGCGGCTCGGATTGCAGAGATTGCATGTGCTGCCAATCGTGCTGATCTGTTCCTTTTCAGACGCAATTCTCATAGCGGCCGGCGTTGCCGGCATGGGGACTTTGGTACGGCAATCCCAGATCTTGCTCACGCTTATCACATGGGGTGGCTTCGCGTTTCTGCTCATTTATGGCCTGCAAGCCTTCATACGTGCTTTCAAGAGCGGCGGTATGCATGTGGCCAAGGGCGAAAGCATCAGCCTGAAGAGTGCCATTCTGACCGTTCTGGCCTTCACCTACCTCAATCCCCATGTCTATCTGGATACGGTGATGCTGGTGGGGAGCCTGTCGGCCCGCTGGCTGGGCATGCAACAAATGCTATTCGCTGTGGGTGCGATTGCAGCATCCTTTGTCTGGTTTTTTGCCTTGGGCTATGGCGCCCGCGTGCTCACGCCCCTGTTCGAACGGGCAATCGCATGGCGCATTCTGGATTTTATCATCGGCGTGATCATGTGGCTTCTTGCCGGGTCTCTCATTCACAGCAGCTTATGA
- a CDS encoding TetR/AcrR family transcriptional regulator, whose translation MTSKSRKPGEGKRNTRGLILEVAEREIAVNGVEGFRLKDVAEQVGIQLPSLYAHFAGRKELLEALTDEFLGNLYALYKELSALPPREALLASADRTIDLYLAKRGYARLLLYDFPAPNKNSLLANSEDKIIEILNLIEETIQRGVAQNTVRDISAELFLSFRLGLTLFPLFMRLDRNGGDMVTDQEIIYSIKRESNFLLAHFISVR comes from the coding sequence ATGACATCGAAAAGTAGAAAGCCAGGCGAAGGCAAGAGAAACACTCGCGGGCTTATTCTTGAGGTCGCTGAGCGTGAAATCGCCGTAAATGGTGTTGAGGGGTTTCGGCTAAAGGATGTTGCCGAGCAGGTTGGCATTCAGCTGCCATCGCTCTATGCGCATTTTGCGGGCCGAAAAGAGTTGCTGGAGGCCTTGACGGATGAGTTCCTGGGCAACCTCTATGCGCTCTATAAAGAGCTCTCGGCCCTGCCACCACGCGAAGCCTTGTTGGCAAGTGCGGATCGCACTATTGACCTTTATCTGGCCAAGCGCGGATATGCGCGCCTGCTCCTTTATGATTTTCCTGCGCCCAACAAGAACTCCCTTTTGGCAAATAGCGAAGACAAGATCATTGAGATCTTGAACCTGATTGAAGAAACGATCCAGAGAGGGGTGGCGCAAAACACCGTACGGGATATTTCTGCAGAGCTGTTCTTGTCTTTCCGGCTTGGCTTGACCCTGTTTCCGCTGTTCATGCGCCTTGACAGAAATGGGGGAGACATGGTTACTGATCAGGAGATCATCTACTCTATCAAGCGCGAGTCAAACTTCCTGCTGGCTCACTTCATTTCTGTGCGCTGA
- a CDS encoding F0F1 ATP synthase subunit B — translation MGTNTLWAFIGLLIFVGIILKMGVPGMISGALDRRAKLIEDELDQARRLREEAQGLLAEYQRKAREAESEAEEIVMLAKREAEAMEKEAQAKITDFVARRTKLAEDKIAQAEASAISEVKGAATDLAVRAAEQILAKKMGGKAGKDLLKASIAEVGSKLH, via the coding sequence ATGGGTACAAATACGCTATGGGCCTTTATCGGTCTCCTCATCTTTGTCGGTATCATCCTGAAGATGGGTGTACCGGGCATGATTTCCGGCGCTCTGGACAGACGGGCCAAACTGATTGAAGACGAACTCGATCAGGCACGTCGCCTTCGCGAAGAAGCTCAGGGATTGCTTGCCGAATATCAGCGCAAGGCGCGCGAAGCGGAAAGCGAAGCTGAAGAAATCGTGATGCTCGCAAAGCGCGAAGCGGAAGCGATGGAAAAAGAGGCGCAAGCCAAAATTACCGATTTCGTCGCAAGACGCACCAAGCTTGCTGAAGATAAAATCGCGCAGGCGGAAGCCAGTGCTATCAGCGAAGTTAAGGGTGCTGCAACGGATCTGGCGGTTAGAGCCGCAGAACAGATCCTGGCCAAGAAGATGGGCGGCAAAGCGGGCAAGGACCTGCTAAAAGCTTCCATCGCAGAGGTCGGTTCCAAGCTCCATTGA
- a CDS encoding F0F1 ATP synthase subunit B produces the protein MAQQQIDAHTEVAGHGGGEGGHSSFPPFDPNTFGSQILWLAITFGLLYYIMSKVALPQIANILEVRRDRIASDLGEAERLKRETDEAIASYEESLAEARQKAHGIANTARGEAKSHIEAEFAKVEADVASQISEADKKIAAVKEAAMGEVDAIATSTTSAILEQILGSSVAEKEVSKAVSTAKAN, from the coding sequence ATGGCGCAACAGCAGATCGATGCGCATACAGAAGTAGCCGGACACGGCGGAGGAGAAGGCGGGCATTCATCGTTCCCTCCTTTTGATCCAAATACGTTTGGGTCTCAGATTCTGTGGTTGGCCATCACCTTCGGACTGCTTTACTACATTATGTCCAAGGTGGCTTTGCCACAAATTGCCAACATTCTTGAAGTGCGACGCGATCGCATAGCCAGTGATCTTGGCGAGGCTGAGCGTTTGAAGCGAGAGACAGACGAGGCGATTGCTTCTTATGAAGAGTCTCTGGCTGAAGCACGCCAGAAAGCGCACGGTATTGCCAATACCGCTCGCGGCGAAGCAAAATCTCATATCGAAGCTGAGTTTGCCAAGGTTGAGGCAGATGTCGCCAGTCAGATTTCTGAAGCGGACAAGAAGATTGCCGCAGTCAAGGAAGCTGCCATGGGCGAGGTTGACGCCATCGCGACGAGCACCACTTCAGCCATTCTGGAACAGATTCTCGGCTCCAGTGTTGCTGAAAAGGAAGTGTCCAAAGCAGTCTCGACTGCCAAGGCCAACTAA
- a CDS encoding F0F1 ATP synthase subunit C, whose product MDAEAAKLIGAGIACIGMAGAGIGVGTIFGNYLTGALRNPSAAASQFTNALVGAALAEGLGIFSLVVAFLLMFVV is encoded by the coding sequence ATGGATGCAGAAGCAGCAAAGCTGATTGGTGCTGGTATCGCTTGTATTGGTATGGCTGGCGCTGGTATCGGTGTTGGTACTATCTTTGGCAACTATCTGACCGGTGCACTGCGCAACCCGTCCGCAGCAGCCTCTCAGTTCACCAACGCTCTGGTCGGCGCAGCGCTTGCAGAAGGTCTCGGCATCTTCTCTCTCGTCGTTGCCTTCCTGCTGATGTTCGTTGTTTAA
- a CDS encoding F0F1 ATP synthase subunit A produces the protein MTDPAVDPIHQFQIHDIFTLGEVGGVKFAMTNSSLFMIAIVVLISGFLILSTSGRGLVPTRWQSAAELMYELVASTLRSSAGTEGMRFFPFVFTIFAFVMTANVIGLVPYFMTVTSHLVITAALALLVIFTVIIYGLMRNGFGFFKLFLPPGLPLAIAPFIALIEVLSFLSRPVSLSLRLFGNMLAGHIVLKVFAGFIVTLTAAGVGGWFVSVLPLGMTVALTALEALVAVLQAYVFTILTCVYLNDAIHPSH, from the coding sequence GTGACAGATCCCGCTGTTGATCCGATTCATCAGTTCCAGATCCATGATATTTTCACTCTGGGCGAAGTCGGTGGTGTGAAGTTCGCAATGACGAACTCCTCCTTGTTCATGATCGCAATTGTCGTTCTGATTTCCGGGTTTCTAATCCTTTCGACTTCTGGCCGTGGCCTTGTGCCGACGCGCTGGCAGTCTGCTGCTGAGCTAATGTATGAGCTCGTCGCGAGCACGCTGCGCAGTTCGGCCGGAACCGAAGGCATGCGCTTCTTCCCGTTCGTCTTTACGATTTTCGCCTTCGTGATGACGGCAAATGTGATCGGCCTTGTGCCTTATTTCATGACGGTGACCAGCCATCTGGTGATCACGGCAGCACTGGCGCTGTTGGTCATATTCACCGTTATCATTTACGGCCTCATGCGCAACGGCTTTGGCTTCTTCAAGCTGTTTTTGCCACCGGGGCTGCCGCTTGCAATCGCGCCGTTTATCGCCCTTATTGAAGTGCTCTCCTTCCTGTCGCGTCCGGTTTCCCTTTCCTTGCGTCTGTTTGGTAACATGCTTGCCGGTCATATCGTGCTGAAGGTGTTTGCCGGATTCATCGTTACCTTGACGGCGGCGGGCGTTGGAGGCTGGTTTGTCAGCGTACTTCCGCTCGGCATGACCGTGGCCCTGACGGCACTGGAAGCTCTGGTCGCAGTTTTGCAGGCCTATGTATTCACGATCCTCACATGTGTTTATCTTAACGACGCGATTCATCCGTCTCACTGA
- a CDS encoding AtpZ/AtpI family protein: MQGDEDHKLDDRLGNLDAELAKMRESQATKNRAKMDKEQSNGLAMAWRLGSEFVAGVLVGTAIGWLLDEWLGIRPWGMIIFLLLGFMAGMLNLLRSAGKLPPPGA; the protein is encoded by the coding sequence ATGCAGGGCGATGAAGACCACAAGCTGGATGATCGTCTTGGGAATTTGGACGCTGAACTCGCAAAAATGCGCGAGTCTCAAGCGACAAAAAACCGGGCGAAAATGGATAAAGAACAGAGCAATGGACTTGCGATGGCCTGGCGTCTTGGCTCAGAGTTTGTCGCAGGGGTTCTGGTTGGAACTGCCATAGGCTGGCTTTTAGATGAATGGCTGGGAATACGACCGTGGGGAATGATTATCTTCCTTCTGCTCGGTTTCATGGCCGGAATGCTGAATTTATTGCGCTCGGCGGGCAAGTTGCCGCCTCCGGGAGCTTGA
- a CDS encoding insulinase family protein yields MRRRVFSLNRSIHRSMTIMLMAGGLLGSGPAALASQSAAAPTKNPAQAAAAPSAALGQAMGANLAELPQFGQNFSTFKLENGMQVVVIPDHRAPVVTHMVWYKVGAADEKPGVSGIAHFLEHLMFKGTKAHPDGEFSKIIASLGGEENAFTTQDYTAYYQRVAKQHLGLMMELEADRMANLQLTDEQVKPELKVILEERAMRVDSNPSALLSESLDAALYRNHPYGIPVIGWEHEMEQLNRQDAINWYNEYYTPNNAILIVAGDVSEDEVRSLAEKTYGKVKRRAEPKARIRPHEPPQRTARSLTYSDERVNQASVRQAYGTPSDTTAKNGEAQALELLGYILGSGTNSRLYKNLVIDNKIATSVGAYYQGTSLDDTRMMFYGTPTADHTVGDVLAGIRTEIDRIIKDGVSKEEVARAKRTLLAQTFYAQDNQAALARIVGTALSTGQSLDDVKKWPEHLAAVTPEQIKDVAQKYLQEHRSVTGYLLPPGASIEPSSKQGAKECSDVDQAIPKAREMSYPKDPPRTSQKVPTPKARPQGHPKPKPQAEGDPAANSNATSAETPAANDKAAPSSASEE; encoded by the coding sequence ATGCGAAGACGGGTTTTCTCATTGAATCGCTCGATCCATCGTTCCATGACGATCATGCTGATGGCAGGTGGCCTTCTTGGCAGCGGCCCTGCGGCTCTGGCGAGCCAGTCTGCGGCTGCGCCCACCAAGAATCCCGCGCAGGCTGCAGCCGCTCCATCGGCAGCGCTTGGTCAGGCGATGGGCGCCAATCTGGCGGAATTGCCGCAGTTCGGGCAGAATTTCTCCACCTTCAAGTTGGAAAACGGTATGCAGGTGGTTGTGATTCCCGATCACCGCGCACCTGTTGTCACTCATATGGTCTGGTATAAGGTAGGCGCTGCGGATGAAAAGCCCGGCGTTTCCGGGATCGCGCATTTCCTTGAACATCTGATGTTCAAGGGCACAAAAGCCCATCCTGACGGCGAATTCTCCAAGATCATTGCCTCACTGGGCGGCGAAGAGAATGCCTTCACGACCCAGGATTATACCGCCTATTATCAGCGGGTTGCCAAGCAGCATCTCGGCTTGATGATGGAGCTGGAAGCCGATCGCATGGCCAATTTGCAGCTCACCGATGAACAGGTAAAGCCGGAGCTGAAGGTTATTCTGGAAGAGCGCGCCATGCGCGTCGATAGCAACCCCAGTGCCCTGTTGAGCGAATCTCTTGATGCTGCGCTTTATCGCAACCACCCTTATGGCATTCCGGTCATCGGTTGGGAGCATGAGATGGAGCAACTCAACCGGCAGGATGCAATCAACTGGTATAATGAGTATTACACGCCCAATAACGCAATTTTGATCGTCGCTGGTGACGTTTCTGAGGATGAAGTGCGCTCCCTGGCGGAAAAGACTTATGGAAAAGTCAAAAGGCGCGCCGAACCGAAGGCTCGGATTCGCCCGCATGAGCCCCCCCAGCGCACCGCGCGCAGTCTCACTTACAGTGATGAACGGGTCAATCAGGCCAGCGTACGTCAGGCCTATGGCACTCCATCGGACACCACGGCCAAGAATGGCGAAGCACAGGCGCTTGAGCTGTTGGGCTATATCCTTGGCTCGGGCACCAATTCCCGCCTCTACAAGAACTTGGTGATCGACAACAAGATCGCCACCTCAGTTGGCGCTTATTATCAGGGCACCAGCCTGGACGACACACGCATGATGTTTTATGGCACCCCTACAGCGGACCATACGGTTGGCGACGTGTTGGCAGGCATCCGCACGGAAATTGACAGAATCATCAAGGACGGGGTGAGCAAAGAAGAAGTGGCCCGCGCCAAGCGCACGCTCTTGGCCCAGACCTTCTATGCTCAGGACAATCAGGCTGCTTTGGCCCGCATCGTCGGCACGGCTCTCTCTACCGGTCAGTCTCTTGATGATGTGAAAAAATGGCCAGAGCATCTGGCCGCTGTCACCCCCGAGCAGATCAAGGACGTGGCGCAGAAATATCTTCAGGAGCATCGTTCTGTAACAGGCTATCTGTTGCCGCCGGGGGCCAGTATCGAGCCTTCCAGCAAGCAGGGCGCAAAAGAGTGCAGCGATGTGGATCAGGCCATCCCGAAAGCCAGAGAGATGAGCTACCCGAAGGATCCGCCACGGACCTCTCAGAAAGTACCGACCCCGAAGGCACGACCGCAAGGCCATCCAAAGCCCAAACCGCAAGCCGAAGGTGACCCTGCTGCCAACAGCAATGCCACATCGGCCGAGACACCCGCTGCCAATGATAAAGCGGCGCCTTCCAGCGCTTCTGAAGAATAG
- a CDS encoding pitrilysin family protein gives MTRRQAAYLRQAQIQNAITQSRRQKAQATALAQTNRLSAPRLLTLTLLTSLLIMFSWGYAQATEIQRVVSDKGIEAWLVQDSTVPIIAMDFSFTGGSAQDADGKAGTAALLSSLLDEGAGDMDSQAFQTALEDNAIKLSFDTSRDRFYGSLRTLTPNKDIAFDLLAKALQSPHFDANPIERMRAQWIVSAKRKLKDPDAIAARALREALFAGHPYGRDTNGTEASLARITRDDLVAMHKNVMTRDGLTIGVVGAIDAESLKVMLDKVFAPLPESGTLTPVDDIKITKTGEFHVDFATPQTKINFAMPGIKRHDDDFFAAYLVNHILGGGTFSSRLYEEIREKRGLAYGVYSYLTDYDHAQMLAGGMGTRTENADQALMLVKQEIQRLGKEGPTEEELASAKKFLIGNYPLRFDSSSKISRQLVGIQNEKLGIDYFDKRNSYIEGVTLEDAKRAAKRLLDPSKMLIVTVGQQIQHADAAPDKPAVASSASASAVPVAANDNASKPKVGVN, from the coding sequence ATGACCAGACGACAGGCAGCTTACTTGCGCCAGGCTCAGATCCAGAATGCCATCACTCAGTCGCGCCGACAAAAGGCACAGGCGACGGCCTTGGCTCAGACCAACAGGCTCTCAGCACCGCGCCTTTTGACGCTGACCCTTTTGACAAGCCTTTTGATCATGTTCAGCTGGGGCTATGCGCAGGCAACAGAGATCCAGCGCGTTGTCAGTGACAAGGGCATCGAGGCATGGCTGGTTCAAGACAGCACCGTGCCGATCATCGCCATGGATTTTTCCTTCACCGGAGGCAGTGCTCAGGATGCCGATGGCAAAGCCGGCACTGCGGCCTTGCTCTCCAGCCTGCTTGACGAAGGCGCGGGAGACATGGACAGTCAGGCCTTTCAGACAGCCCTCGAAGACAATGCGATCAAGCTCAGCTTCGATACTAGCCGCGACCGATTCTATGGCTCCTTACGAACCTTGACACCCAACAAGGACATTGCCTTCGATCTGTTGGCCAAGGCCTTACAGTCCCCGCATTTTGATGCAAACCCGATTGAGCGGATGCGTGCGCAGTGGATCGTTTCGGCCAAACGCAAGTTGAAGGACCCTGACGCCATTGCTGCGCGGGCCTTGCGGGAAGCACTCTTTGCAGGCCATCCCTATGGACGCGACACAAACGGCACCGAGGCGTCTCTTGCCCGCATAACCCGCGACGATCTGGTGGCTATGCATAAGAATGTGATGACCCGCGACGGTCTGACCATCGGTGTTGTCGGCGCGATCGACGCCGAAAGCCTCAAAGTGATGCTGGACAAGGTGTTTGCCCCTCTGCCCGAAAGCGGCACGCTCACGCCAGTGGATGATATCAAGATCACCAAGACAGGTGAATTCCACGTGGACTTTGCCACCCCGCAAACCAAGATCAACTTTGCCATGCCGGGGATCAAGCGCCATGATGACGATTTCTTTGCAGCCTATCTGGTCAATCACATTCTGGGTGGCGGCACCTTCTCGTCGCGCCTTTATGAAGAAATTCGCGAAAAGCGTGGCCTTGCCTATGGAGTCTATAGCTATCTGACCGACTATGACCATGCGCAGATGCTGGCAGGTGGGATGGGCACCCGCACGGAAAATGCCGATCAGGCGCTGATGCTGGTCAAGCAGGAAATCCAACGCCTTGGCAAAGAAGGACCGACCGAAGAAGAACTGGCATCTGCCAAAAAGTTCCTCATTGGCAACTATCCCTTGCGCTTTGACAGCTCGTCGAAAATTTCCCGTCAGTTGGTTGGTATCCAGAATGAAAAGCTCGGCATCGACTATTTCGACAAGCGCAACAGCTATATCGAAGGCGTGACGCTGGAAGATGCCAAACGCGCAGCAAAACGGCTGCTTGATCCGTCCAAGATGCTGATTGTCACTGTCGGCCAACAGATCCAGCATGCTGATGCAGCTCCGGATAAACCGGCGGTGGCATCCTCGGCGTCAGCTTCTGCCGTTCCGGTCGCTGCCAATGACAATGCATCAAAACCGAAGGTCGGGGTCAACTAA
- a CDS encoding L-threonylcarbamoyladenylate synthase — translation MTRPAAQWQPLYSDINPKTGAPGASLAKDPGFLRASRILAGGGLVAVPTETVYGLAADATNAEAVASIYQAKNRPSFNPLISHLPSLEAARQHGQFNDDALKLAQTFWPGPMTLVVKKLGESPIADLTSAGLDTVALRVPDSALMRSLAFATGKPLAAPSANRSGRVSPTTAAHVAEELADRIDMIADTGACRVGVESSVVLCVDGAPATLLRPGGISAAQLEAVLGRSLARAGTDDSAPSSPGMMTSHYAPSVAVRLNATDLREGEALLAFGPDLPAHSDRAVEIVNLSQTGDSFEAAQKLFASLRALDRPDVTCIAVAPISNEGLGEAINDRLKRAAA, via the coding sequence ATGACCAGACCAGCAGCCCAGTGGCAGCCTCTTTATTCCGATATCAACCCGAAAACCGGTGCTCCGGGCGCCTCGCTTGCCAAGGATCCAGGCTTCTTGCGGGCCAGCAGGATCCTTGCTGGTGGCGGGTTGGTCGCCGTGCCGACAGAAACGGTGTATGGACTGGCAGCCGACGCGACCAATGCCGAAGCGGTCGCAAGCATCTATCAGGCCAAGAACCGACCGAGCTTCAACCCGCTCATCTCGCATCTGCCAAGCCTTGAAGCGGCGCGGCAACACGGGCAGTTCAACGATGACGCCTTAAAACTGGCGCAAACTTTCTGGCCCGGTCCGATGACCCTTGTTGTCAAGAAGCTTGGCGAAAGCCCGATTGCAGATCTCACCTCGGCGGGACTTGATACGGTGGCTCTGAGGGTTCCCGATTCTGCATTGATGCGGTCTCTTGCCTTTGCAACGGGCAAGCCGCTGGCAGCGCCCTCGGCCAATCGCTCCGGGCGCGTGAGTCCGACCACAGCAGCCCATGTGGCAGAAGAACTGGCCGATCGGATCGACATGATTGCAGATACGGGCGCCTGCCGGGTTGGAGTGGAATCAAGTGTTGTCCTCTGCGTTGATGGAGCGCCGGCCACGCTGTTGCGCCCGGGCGGTATTTCTGCTGCACAGTTGGAAGCCGTGCTGGGGCGTTCTCTGGCCCGCGCAGGCACGGACGACAGCGCCCCCAGCTCTCCGGGCATGATGACCAGCCATTACGCGCCTTCTGTTGCGGTGCGCCTCAACGCAACAGACCTGCGAGAGGGGGAAGCCCTTCTGGCTTTCGGGCCGGATTTGCCCGCCCATTCTGATCGTGCCGTGGAGATTGTCAATCTCTCGCAAACAGGCGACAGTTTTGAAGCCGCGCAGAAGCTTTTTGCCTCCCTGAGGGCGCTTGATCGA